The following are encoded together in the Parabacteroides chongii genome:
- a CDS encoding DUF4133 domain-containing protein has translation MADYPINRGIGKPVEFKGLKSQYLFIFAGGLLALFVLFIIMYMVGINQWVCIIFGVTSATLLVWLTFRLNEKYGTHGLMKLSARKSHPFHIINRKAISRLFTKNQKQASK, from the coding sequence ATGGCAGACTATCCGATTAACAGGGGAATAGGTAAGCCAGTTGAATTTAAAGGGTTGAAAAGTCAATATCTTTTCATTTTTGCGGGCGGGCTGTTAGCCCTGTTCGTGCTTTTCATCATTATGTACATGGTGGGTATCAACCAGTGGGTGTGCATCATCTTCGGCGTTACTTCGGCAACGCTGCTGGTATGGCTCACATTCCGGTTAAACGAAAAGTACGGGACACACGGGTTGATGAAATTGTCCGCACGCAAAAGCCACCCTTTCCATATTATCAACCGAAAAGCCATATCCCGATTATTCACTAAAAATCAGAAACAAGCATCGAAATGA
- a CDS encoding DUF3408 domain-containing protein encodes MAKQSGGKPQIDEGFMKEIISQGLPVKKKETPTVTVKTEIETPDKPDDKTGTVETGDKPEIKAEPKEEKAVKEPAHRKKNTPGDYGETYFMRVDLTDRQPLYVSRTTHEKLMKIVTVIGGRKATVSSYVENILLRHFDQFQDEINELYESKFKKPF; translated from the coding sequence ATGGCAAAGCAAAGCGGCGGGAAACCGCAAATTGACGAGGGTTTTATGAAAGAGATTATTTCGCAGGGCTTACCCGTGAAGAAAAAGGAAACGCCAACAGTGACGGTGAAAACGGAAATAGAAACACCGGATAAACCGGACGATAAAACGGGTACAGTGGAAACGGGAGATAAACCGGAAATCAAGGCAGAACCAAAGGAAGAAAAAGCGGTGAAAGAACCTGCACACCGGAAAAAGAACACTCCGGGCGATTACGGGGAAACCTATTTCATGCGGGTGGACTTGACCGACCGCCAGCCGTTGTACGTCAGCCGTACCACCCACGAAAAGTTAATGAAAATAGTAACCGTTATTGGCGGGCGCAAGGCAACCGTGAGTAGCTATGTAGAAAATATCCTGCTCCGGCATTTCGACCAGTTTCAGGACGAGATAAACGAACTGTACGAAAGCAAATTTAAAAAGCCGTTCTGA
- a CDS encoding ParA family protein, which produces MKKETLYVAFSTQKGGVGKTTFTVLVASYLYYLKGYNVAVVDCDYPQHSISAMRKRDAEQVNSDEYYKRLAFSQFKALGKKAYPVLCSSPDEAIKTADEYLASAGMDYDVVFFDLPGTVNSEGVINSLSGVDYIFTPIAADRVVLESSLSFAVAIHKLLVKNEACRLKGLHLFWNMVDGREKTDLYTLYEQTIGELELPLMKVFIPDTKRFKKELDAQRKTVFRSTLFPADKRLVKGSNMEELITEIAYLIKL; this is translated from the coding sequence ATGAAGAAAGAAACCTTGTATGTGGCTTTCTCCACCCAAAAAGGCGGGGTCGGCAAAACAACGTTCACCGTCTTGGTGGCAAGTTACCTGTATTATCTCAAAGGGTATAACGTGGCAGTCGTGGATTGCGATTACCCGCAACATTCCATTTCCGCCATGCGCAAACGGGATGCCGAACAGGTGAACAGTGATGAGTATTACAAACGGCTTGCTTTCAGCCAGTTCAAAGCACTGGGAAAGAAAGCGTACCCTGTCCTTTGCAGTTCACCGGACGAAGCGATAAAAACGGCGGATGAATATCTTGCGTCTGCCGGGATGGACTATGATGTGGTCTTTTTCGACCTGCCCGGAACGGTAAATAGCGAGGGTGTTATCAACTCCCTTTCAGGGGTGGATTATATTTTCACCCCCATAGCCGCCGACCGGGTGGTATTGGAAAGCAGCCTTTCGTTTGCAGTGGCTATCCATAAACTGCTGGTAAAGAATGAAGCGTGCCGACTGAAAGGGCTGCACCTATTTTGGAACATGGTAGATGGACGGGAAAAAACAGACCTCTACACCCTGTATGAACAGACTATCGGGGAATTGGAACTACCCCTGATGAAAGTATTTATCCCGGACACGAAACGATTCAAAAAGGAACTGGACGCACAGCGTAAAACCGTGTTCCGTTCTACACTGTTCCCGGCGGACAAACGGCTGGTAAAGGGCAGCAACATGGAAGAACTGATAACCGAAATCGCATACCTTATAAAACTGTAA
- a CDS encoding DUF4134 domain-containing protein has translation MKKKVLFSAAVLLAASSAFAQGNGMAGITEATNMVTSYFDPATKLIYAIGAVVGLIGGVKVYGKFSSGDPDTSKTAASWFGACIFLIVAATILRSFFL, from the coding sequence ATGAAAAAGAAAGTTCTCTTTTCAGCAGCCGTTCTTTTGGCTGCATCCTCCGCCTTTGCACAGGGTAACGGCATGGCGGGTATTACCGAAGCTACCAATATGGTAACCAGTTATTTCGACCCGGCGACAAAGTTAATTTACGCTATCGGTGCGGTGGTCGGCTTGATTGGCGGCGTGAAAGTGTACGGCAAGTTCAGCAGTGGCGACCCTGACACCAGTAAAACGGCGGCTTCGTGGTTCGGTGCATGTATCTTCCTGATTGTGGCTGCCACCATCCTACGTTCATTCTTCCTCTAA